One window of Cellulomonas shaoxiangyii genomic DNA carries:
- a CDS encoding M3 family metallopeptidase codes for MTSPDAATLDPTNPFAHPSVLPYGLPDFRDVREEHYLPALLAGMAEQRREVEAVATDPAAPTVENTLVPLELSGHLLHRVASAFYNQAGSDSTPGLQEIEEQLAPLYAAHQDAIWLDARLHARVEALAASLEGTELAPDTAWLLHRTRRAFARSGVGLPEAEQDRLRAINAEITSLDAAFGRKLLAGANAAAVLVTDEAELDGMPQDARDAAAQAAAEQGHEGAWLIELQLPTQQSVLASLRDRGLRERVHRASVTRGATGDENDTRETLLALVRLRAERARLLGYEHHAAYVAEDATAGSAQAVAGMLARLAPAAVANARAEAAELEVALRADHPGATLEAWDWSYYADRVRQEKRQLDDAALRPYLELDRVLTEGVFFAAHHLYGLTFAERHDLVGYHPDVRVFEVFDADGSGMGLFLGDFWTRPSKRGGAWMNTLVDQSDLRGELPVVLNNLNVPKPPAGQPTLLTWDEVITLFHEFGHALHGLLARVRYPSQAGTSVPRDFVEYPSQVNEMWAWDPQVLASYAVHHETGEPMPAEWVRTLLEARQDGEGFATTEYLAAALLDQAWYRLAPEDVPTDPAQVEPFEAAALEAAGVAFAPVPPRYRTSYFNHVFGSGYSAGYYAYIWSEVLDADTVEWFAENGGLSRENGDAFRARLLGRGGSIDPLQAFRDLRGRDPEIAPLLARRGLDRADAS; via the coding sequence ATGACCTCCCCCGACGCGGCCACCCTCGACCCGACCAACCCCTTCGCGCACCCGTCCGTGCTGCCCTACGGCCTGCCGGACTTCCGCGACGTGCGTGAGGAGCACTACCTGCCCGCCCTGCTGGCCGGCATGGCCGAGCAGCGCCGCGAGGTCGAGGCCGTCGCCACCGACCCCGCCGCACCGACCGTCGAGAACACGCTCGTCCCGCTCGAGCTGTCCGGGCACCTGCTGCACCGCGTCGCGTCCGCGTTCTACAACCAGGCGGGCTCCGACTCCACGCCCGGGCTGCAGGAGATCGAGGAGCAGCTCGCCCCGCTGTACGCGGCGCACCAGGACGCCATCTGGCTCGACGCCCGCCTGCACGCGCGGGTCGAGGCGCTCGCGGCGTCGCTCGAGGGCACCGAGCTCGCGCCCGACACCGCGTGGCTGCTGCACCGCACGCGCCGCGCGTTCGCCCGCTCCGGCGTCGGCCTGCCCGAGGCGGAGCAGGACCGGCTGCGGGCGATCAACGCGGAGATCACGTCGCTCGACGCGGCGTTCGGGCGCAAGCTCCTCGCCGGCGCGAACGCCGCGGCGGTGCTCGTCACCGACGAGGCCGAGCTCGACGGCATGCCGCAGGACGCGCGCGACGCCGCCGCCCAGGCCGCCGCCGAGCAGGGGCACGAGGGCGCGTGGCTCATCGAGCTGCAGCTGCCCACCCAGCAGTCGGTGCTCGCGTCGCTGCGCGACCGCGGCCTGCGCGAGCGCGTGCACCGGGCGTCCGTGACGCGCGGCGCCACGGGCGACGAGAACGACACGCGCGAGACCCTCCTGGCGCTCGTGCGCCTGCGGGCCGAGCGCGCCCGCCTGCTCGGGTACGAGCACCACGCCGCCTACGTCGCCGAGGACGCGACAGCCGGGTCGGCGCAGGCGGTCGCCGGCATGCTCGCGCGCCTGGCACCGGCGGCCGTCGCGAACGCGCGGGCCGAGGCCGCGGAGCTCGAGGTCGCGCTCCGGGCCGACCACCCGGGCGCGACCCTCGAGGCGTGGGACTGGTCCTACTACGCCGACCGCGTCCGGCAGGAGAAGCGCCAGCTCGACGACGCCGCGCTGCGCCCGTACCTCGAGCTCGACCGCGTGCTCACCGAGGGCGTCTTCTTCGCCGCGCACCACCTGTACGGGCTGACGTTCGCCGAGCGGCACGACCTCGTCGGCTACCACCCCGACGTGCGCGTCTTCGAGGTCTTCGACGCGGACGGCTCCGGCATGGGCCTGTTCCTCGGTGACTTCTGGACGCGCCCCTCCAAGCGCGGCGGTGCGTGGATGAACACGCTCGTCGACCAGTCCGACCTGCGGGGCGAGCTGCCCGTGGTGCTCAACAACCTCAACGTCCCCAAGCCGCCCGCGGGTCAGCCGACCCTGCTCACGTGGGACGAGGTCATCACGCTCTTCCACGAGTTCGGCCACGCGCTGCACGGCCTGCTCGCCCGGGTGCGCTACCCGTCGCAGGCCGGCACCAGCGTGCCCCGCGACTTCGTCGAGTACCCGTCGCAGGTCAACGAGATGTGGGCGTGGGACCCGCAGGTGCTCGCGTCGTACGCCGTGCACCACGAGACCGGTGAGCCGATGCCCGCCGAGTGGGTGCGCACGCTGCTCGAGGCGCGCCAGGACGGCGAGGGCTTCGCGACGACCGAGTACCTCGCCGCGGCGCTGCTCGACCAGGCGTGGTACCGGCTCGCCCCCGAGGACGTGCCGACGGACCCGGCGCAGGTGGAGCCGTTCGAGGCGGCCGCGCTCGAGGCGGCGGGCGTCGCGTTCGCCCCCGTCCCGCCGCGGTACCGCACGTCCTACTTCAACCACGTCTTCGGCAGCGGCTACTCGGCCGGCTACTACGCCTACATCTGGTCGGAGGTGCTCGACGCCGACACGGTGGAGTGGTTCGCCGAGAACGGCGGCCTGAGCCGGGAGAACGGTGACGCGTTCCGCGCCCGCCTGCTCGGCCGGGGCGGCTCGATCGACCCCCTGCAGGCGTTCCGCGACCTGCGCGGCCGCGACCCGGAGATCGCGCCGCTGCTCGCCCGCCGCGGCCTCGACCGGGCCGACGCCTCGTGA
- a CDS encoding M20/M25/M40 family metallo-hydrolase has protein sequence MSAQPQATPAAEDEVVDLCRELIRFDTSNPGDGTGPGERAAAEYVVGLLQDVGLEPELFESEPGRASVVVRVEGADSSRPALVVHGHLDVVPAHAPDWSVDPFAAEVRDGLVWGRGAVDMKDMDAMVLSVVRQMVRAGRRPARDLVVAMFADEEAGGRLGAGWAVDHRPELFHGATEAISEVGGFSVDVAGQRVYLLQTAEKGLGWLRLVATGRAGHGSQVHTDNAVVHLAEAVARIGRHPWPVQLTPTVRALLEGVAELTGLRFDPEDPASLDALVDALGPASRFVGATLRHSTNPTRLAAGYKENVVPGSATAAVDGRFLPGLSQEFDEQVAALAGPHVRVEDIVRDTGLEVPFEGALVDAMVAAVTAEDPGAQVLPYMLSGGTDNKALSRLGITGYGFAPLRLPPDLDFAGMFHGVDERVPVDALRFGTRVLDRLLSTC, from the coding sequence GTGAGCGCGCAGCCGCAGGCGACCCCGGCCGCCGAGGACGAGGTCGTCGACCTGTGCCGCGAGCTCATCCGGTTCGACACCTCCAACCCCGGCGACGGCACGGGGCCGGGGGAGCGCGCGGCGGCGGAGTACGTCGTGGGCCTCCTGCAGGACGTCGGCCTGGAGCCCGAGCTGTTCGAGAGCGAGCCGGGCCGGGCGAGCGTGGTCGTCCGCGTCGAGGGCGCGGACAGCAGCCGGCCGGCGCTCGTCGTGCACGGCCACCTCGACGTCGTGCCGGCGCACGCGCCCGACTGGAGCGTCGACCCGTTCGCCGCCGAGGTCCGCGACGGCCTCGTCTGGGGCCGCGGCGCCGTGGACATGAAGGACATGGACGCGATGGTCCTGTCCGTCGTGCGGCAGATGGTGCGCGCGGGGCGCCGCCCCGCCCGCGACCTCGTCGTGGCGATGTTCGCGGACGAGGAGGCCGGCGGGCGCCTGGGCGCAGGGTGGGCCGTCGACCACCGGCCCGAGCTGTTCCACGGCGCCACGGAGGCGATCAGCGAGGTCGGCGGGTTCTCCGTCGACGTCGCCGGGCAGCGCGTCTACCTCCTGCAGACCGCCGAGAAGGGGCTCGGGTGGCTGCGGCTCGTCGCGACCGGACGCGCCGGGCACGGCAGCCAGGTGCACACCGACAACGCGGTCGTGCACCTCGCCGAGGCCGTCGCCCGCATCGGGCGCCACCCGTGGCCCGTGCAGCTGACGCCGACGGTGCGCGCGCTGCTCGAGGGCGTCGCCGAGCTCACCGGCCTGCGGTTCGACCCCGAGGACCCGGCGTCGCTGGACGCGCTCGTCGACGCCCTCGGACCGGCGAGCCGCTTCGTGGGGGCGACGCTCCGGCACTCGACGAACCCCACGCGCCTGGCCGCCGGGTACAAGGAGAACGTCGTGCCGGGGTCCGCCACCGCCGCCGTCGACGGGCGCTTCCTGCCCGGCCTGTCGCAGGAGTTCGACGAGCAGGTCGCCGCGCTCGCGGGCCCGCACGTCCGCGTCGAGGACATCGTGCGCGACACGGGCCTGGAGGTGCCGTTCGAGGGTGCGCTCGTCGACGCCATGGTCGCGGCTGTGACGGCCGAGGACCCGGGCGCGCAGGTGCTGCCGTACATGCTCTCGGGCGGCACCGACAACAAGGCGCTGTCGCGCCTCGGCATCACCGGCTACGGGTTCGCACCGCTGCGCCTGCCGCCCGACCTGGACTTCGCGGGCATGTTCCACGGCGTCGACGAGCGCGTCCCGGTCGACGCGCTGCGGTTCGGTACGCGCGTCCTGGACCGGCTGCTCAGCACCTGCTGA
- a CDS encoding DUF5703 family protein: MADRRTPAGRNEWVTQGGQWEYRVLTIPRTTSTGDARRLLTDEAEYGRWELARTRLYAGGERRVWLRRKIIRVRSTLVSAPG, encoded by the coding sequence ATGGCCGACCGGCGCACACCGGCGGGGCGCAACGAGTGGGTGACCCAGGGCGGCCAGTGGGAGTACCGGGTGCTCACGATCCCGCGCACGACGTCGACCGGCGACGCCCGCCGCCTGCTCACGGACGAGGCCGAGTACGGCCGCTGGGAGCTCGCCCGCACGCGGCTGTACGCCGGCGGCGAGCGACGCGTGTGGCTGCGGCGCAAGATCATCAGGGTCCGCTCGACCCTCGTCTCGGCGCCGGGCTGA
- a CDS encoding primosomal protein: protein MTVDPRAALDRLVAALEAHYTAVVSKHGEDDPAVDDAYDVLADAFEVYDDALGTVHGEATPFYLAEEDDDDDLDEDDLDDESDVDLDDDELADADA, encoded by the coding sequence ATGACCGTGGACCCGCGTGCCGCTCTCGATCGTCTGGTGGCCGCCCTGGAGGCGCACTACACCGCCGTCGTCTCCAAGCACGGTGAGGACGACCCGGCGGTGGACGACGCCTACGACGTCCTCGCGGACGCCTTCGAGGTCTACGACGACGCGCTCGGCACTGTGCACGGCGAGGCGACGCCGTTCTACCTGGCCGAGGAGGACGACGACGACGACCTCGACGAGGACGACCTGGACGACGAGTCGGACGTGGACCTCGACGACGACGAGCTCGCGGACGCCGACGCCTGA
- a CDS encoding aldo/keto reductase yields the protein MEHRRLGSTGLRVSRLGLGTMTWSRDTDDHEAAEQLRDFVDAGGTLIDTSASYADGGSEQLLGALLGDVVDRDDVLLCTKAGVRRTSAGAAVDASRGALLDSLDASLRRLRTDRVDLWLATPDPRTPLEETVSALRYAVATGRARYVGLSNHAGWQVARVATLLEPEPGLAAVEAEYSLLQRGVEREVLPACEALGAGLLAWSPLGRGVLTGKYRRTIPSDSRAASAHLAGFVQPYLTADASGVVDAVVTAASGLERAPLEVALAWLTGRAGVASAIVGARTAVQLRAALAAEDLELPPEIVSALDEITAPAVGYPEQSGRR from the coding sequence ATGGAGCACCGCCGGCTGGGCAGCACGGGACTTCGCGTGTCCAGGCTCGGCCTCGGGACCATGACGTGGAGCCGCGACACCGACGACCACGAGGCCGCGGAGCAGCTGCGGGACTTCGTCGACGCGGGCGGCACGCTGATCGACACGTCGGCGTCCTACGCGGACGGCGGCTCGGAGCAGCTGCTCGGCGCGCTGCTGGGGGACGTCGTGGACCGCGACGACGTGCTGCTGTGCACGAAGGCCGGCGTCCGGCGCACGTCGGCGGGGGCCGCCGTGGACGCGTCGCGCGGTGCGTTGCTCGACTCCCTCGACGCCTCGCTGCGCCGGCTGCGCACCGACCGGGTCGACCTGTGGCTCGCGACTCCCGACCCCCGCACGCCGCTCGAGGAGACCGTGTCGGCGCTGCGGTACGCCGTGGCCACGGGGCGGGCCCGCTACGTCGGGCTGTCCAACCACGCCGGCTGGCAGGTCGCACGCGTGGCGACCCTGCTCGAGCCGGAGCCGGGGCTGGCCGCCGTGGAGGCGGAGTACTCGCTCCTGCAGCGCGGCGTCGAGCGCGAGGTGCTGCCGGCGTGCGAGGCGCTCGGCGCGGGCCTGCTGGCCTGGTCACCCCTGGGGCGCGGGGTCCTCACGGGCAAGTACCGGCGGACGATCCCGTCCGACTCGCGCGCCGCCTCCGCGCACCTGGCGGGGTTCGTGCAGCCCTACCTGACGGCCGACGCGTCGGGCGTCGTCGACGCGGTCGTGACCGCCGCGTCCGGGCTCGAGCGGGCACCGCTCGAGGTGGCGCTCGCGTGGCTGACCGGCCGTGCCGGCGTGGCGAGCGCGATCGTGGGGGCGCGCACCGCCGTGCAGCTGCGTGCGGCCCTCGCGGCCGAGGACCTCGAGCTGCCCCCCGAGATCGTCTCGGCCCTCGACGAGATCACGGCCCCCGCGGTGGGCTACCCCGAGCAGTCCGGCCGGCGCTGA
- a CDS encoding undecaprenyl-diphosphate phosphatase: MTTGIGTGDGIILGLVQGLTEFLPVSSSAHLRVVGELLGAGDPGAAFTAITQLGTETAVLLYFRGDIRRIVLAWWRAVRGAYGTDLRSRLGAPAGRPADHDALMAWFITLGTLPIVVLGLAFQDAIESPFRNLWLVALTLTVFGLVLGWADHVGTKRRGLEELTPRNAVAFGFWQALALVPGVSRSGGTITGGLLMGYTREAAARYSFLLAIPAVFGSGLFQLAKSVGDFGQAGTPTFGVTLVATLVAFVVGYVVIIAFLKIVSTFSYRPFVYYRIGLALVIVLLLLTGVLEPVSAPANA, from the coding sequence GTGACGACGGGCATCGGTACGGGCGACGGCATCATCCTCGGGCTCGTGCAGGGCCTCACCGAGTTCCTCCCGGTCTCGTCCAGCGCCCACCTGCGGGTCGTGGGCGAGCTGCTCGGCGCCGGCGACCCCGGTGCCGCGTTCACCGCGATCACCCAGCTCGGCACGGAGACCGCCGTCCTGCTGTACTTCCGCGGGGACATCAGGCGGATCGTCCTGGCGTGGTGGCGGGCGGTGCGTGGCGCGTACGGCACGGACCTGCGGTCCCGGCTCGGCGCGCCCGCCGGCCGGCCCGCGGACCACGACGCGCTCATGGCCTGGTTCATCACCCTCGGCACGCTGCCGATCGTCGTCCTCGGGCTGGCGTTCCAGGACGCCATCGAGAGCCCGTTCCGCAACCTGTGGCTGGTGGCGCTGACCCTCACCGTCTTCGGCCTGGTGCTGGGGTGGGCCGACCACGTCGGGACGAAGCGACGGGGCCTGGAGGAGCTGACGCCCCGGAACGCGGTCGCCTTCGGCTTCTGGCAGGCCCTCGCGCTCGTCCCGGGCGTCTCCCGCTCGGGGGGCACCATCACCGGCGGCCTGCTCATGGGCTACACGCGGGAGGCCGCCGCGCGGTACTCGTTCCTGCTCGCGATCCCCGCGGTGTTCGGCTCGGGGCTCTTCCAGCTCGCCAAGAGCGTCGGCGACTTCGGGCAGGCGGGCACGCCCACGTTCGGTGTGACGCTGGTCGCGACGCTCGTCGCCTTCGTCGTGGGCTACGTCGTGATCATCGCGTTCCTGAAGATCGTCTCCACCTTCAGCTACCGCCCGTTCGTGTACTACCGGATCGGTCTCGCGCTGGTGATCGTGCTGCTCCTGCTGACCGGCGTCCTCGAGCCCGTGTCCGCGCCGGCGAACGCCTGA